From Fundulus heteroclitus isolate FHET01 chromosome 14, MU-UCD_Fhet_4.1, whole genome shotgun sequence, the proteins below share one genomic window:
- the LOC118565778 gene encoding tripartite motif-containing protein 16-like, whose translation MAEKGVQLDQEKFQTSPAEDCYAGPEDVACDVCTGRKRKAVKSCLFCPASYCRDHLQPHYDAPPLKKHKLVEPSKSLQENICSRHDEVMKIFCRTDQQCICYLCTMDEHKGHEAVPAAAERAEKQKELQVRRQQIQQRIQDQEKDVKLLQQEVEAINVSADKAVEDSEKIFTEMIRLIQKRRSDVKQQIRSQQETEVSRVKELQEKLEQEITELKRKDAELKQLSDTEDHSQFLLNYPSLSALSESTYSSSINIRPLRYFEDVTAAVSELREKLQDILRDTWTNISLAVTEEDVSLSESEPKTRAGFLNYLQNITMDPNTVHRYLLLFNGNRKIQFIEEEQSYPDHPDRFTDYNQVLSRESLTGRCYWEVEWRGGRVYVAVSYKNISRAGVKCVFGINAKSWSLSCDTNGYTFYHNYIQTSLSGPVSSRIGVYLDHRAGILSFYSISETMTLLHRVQTRFTQPLYAGIRFRSLFEGASAEFLKLS comes from the coding sequence ATGGCCGAGAAAGGAGTTCAGCTGGACCAAGAGAAATTTCAAACTTCTCCAGCTGAAGActgctatgctggacctgaagatgtggcctgtgatgTCTGCACTGGGAGGAAGAGGAAAGCTGTCAAGTCCTGTTTGTTCTGCCCTGCTTCCTACTGCAGGGATCACCTCCAGCCTCACTATGATGCTCCACCATTAAAGAAGCACAAACTGGTGGAACCCTCTAAGAgcctccaggagaacatctgttctcgtcatgatgaggtgatgaagatcttctgtcgtactgatcagcagtgtatctgttatctctgcactatggatgaacataaaggccacgAAGCAgtcccagctgcagcagaaagggcTGAGAAGCAGAAGGAGCTCCAGGTGAGACGACAACaaatccagcagagaatccaggaccaagagaaagatgtgaagctgcttcaacaggaggtGGAGGCCATCAATGTCTCTGCTGATAaagcagtggaggacagtgagaagatcttcactgagatgatccgtctcatccagaaaagaaggtctgatgtgaagcagcagatcagatcccagcaggaaactgaagtgagtcgagtcaaagagcttcaggagaagctggagcaggagatcactgagctgaagaggaaagacgctgagctgaagcagctctcagacacagaggatcacagccagtttctcctcaactacccctcactgtcagcactcagtgagtctacatACTCATCCAGCATCAATATTCGTCCTCTGAGatactttgaggatgtgacagcagctgtgtcagagctcagagagaaACTACAGGACATTCTGAGAGACACATGGACAAACATCTCTCTGGCAGTCACTGAGGAGGATGTTTCActgtcagaatcagaaccaaagaCCAGAGCTGGATTCTtaaattatttgcaaaatataACTATGGATCCAAACACGGTACACAGATATCTGTTACTATTTAACGGGaacagaaaaatacaatttatagAAGAAGAACAGTCttatcctgatcatccagacagattcactgATTATAATCAGGTGCTTagtagagagagtctgactggacgttgttactgggaggtggagtggaGGGGAGGAAGAGTTTATGTTGCAGTTTCATACAAGAACATCAGTAGAGCAGGAGTTAAATGTGTATTTGGAATCAATGCCAAATCTTGGTCTTTAAGCTGTGACACAAATGGctacacattttatcacaactACATTCAAACTTCATTATCAGGCCCAGTTTCCTCCAGAataggagtgtacctggatcacagagcaggtattctgtctttctacagcatctctgaaaccatgactctcctccacagagtccagaccaggtTCACTCAGCCTCTATACGCTGGAATCAGGTTCAGGTCCTTGTTTGAAGGAGCCTCTGCTGAGTTCCTTAAACTGAGTTAA